aatctcttactacaactgcaggtccaaccacaacaacaaaatctataaCCCCATCAACAGAATTtccaactacaactgcaggtccaaccacaatcacaaaatctacaaccccaccaaccGGATCGcctactacaactgcaggtccaaccacaaccacaaaatctacaaccccatcaacagaatttccaactacaactgcaggtccaaccacgaccacaaaatctacaaccctgCCAACTGAATCTCCTACTACAACTGAGGGgccaaccacaacaacaaaatctacaaccccaccaactgAATCTCCTATTACAACTGAGCAGTCAACCACAATCACAACCACTGAGAggccaaccacaaccacaaaatctacaaccccaccaaccggatctcctactacaactgcaggtccaaccacgaccacaaaatctacaaccctgCCAACCGAATCTCCTACTACAACTGAGGGgccaaccacaacaacaaaatctacaaccccatcaATGGAATCTCccactacaactgcaggtccaaccacgaccacaaaatctacaaccctgACAACCGAATCTCCTtctactacaactgcaggtccaagcacaacaacaaaatctacaactccaccaactgaatctcctactacaactgcaggtccaaccacaacaacaaaatctataaCCCCATCAACAGAATTtccaactacaactgcaggtccaaccacaaccacaaaatctacaaccccaccaactgAATCTCCTATTACAACTGAGCGGTCAACCACAATCACAACCACTGAGAGGCCAACCACAActacaaaatctacaaccccatcaACAGAACTTCccactacaactgcaggtccaaccacaaccacaaaatctacaaccccaccaaccGGATCGcctactacaactgcaggtccaaccacaacaacaaaatctacaaccccatcaacagaatttccaactacaactgcaggtccaaccacaaccacaaaatctacaaccccaccaactgaatctcctactacaactgcaggtccaaccacaacaacaaaatctataaCCCCATCAACGGAATTtccaactacaactgcaggtccaaccacaaccacaaaatctacaaccccaccaactgAATCTCCTATTACAACTGAGCGGTCAACCACAATCACAACCACTGAGAGGCCAACCACAActacaaaatctacaaccccatcaACAGAACTTCccactacaactgcaggtccaaccacaaccacaaaatctacaaccccaccaaccGGATCGcctactacaactgcaggtccaaccacaactacaaaatctacaaccccatcaacagaatttccaactacaactgcaggtccaaccacaaccacaaaatctacaaccccaccaactgaatctcctactacaactgcaggtccaaccacaacaacaaaatctataaCCCCATCAACGGAATTtccaactacaactgcaggtccaaccacaaccacaaaatctacaaccccaccaactgAATCTCCTATTACAACTGAGCGGTCAACCACAATCACAACCACTGAGAggccaaccacaaccacaaaatctacaaccccaccaaccGGATCTCCTACTACAACTGAGGGGccaagcacaacaacaaaatctacaaccccatcaACGGAATTtccaactacaactgcaggtccaaccacaaccacaaaatctacaaccccaccaactgaatctcttactacaactgcaggtccaaccacaaccacaaaatctatAACCCCATCAACAGAATTtccaactacaactgcaggtccaaccacaatcacaaaatctacaaccccaccaactgAATCTCCTATTACAACTGAGCGGTCAACCACAATCACAACCACTGAGAggccaaccacaaccacaaaatctacaaccccatcaACAGAACTTCccactacaactgcaggtccaaccacaaccacaaaatctacaaccccaccaactgAATCTCCTATTACAACTGAGCGGTCAACCACAATCACAACCACTGAGAGGCCAACCACAActacaaaatctacaaccccatcaACAGAACTTCccactacaactgcaggtccaaccacaaccacaaaatctacaaccccaccaaccGGATCGcctactacaactgcaggtccaaccacaactacaaaatctacaaccccatcaacagaatttccaactacaactgcaggtccaaccacaaccacaaaatctatAACCCCATCAACAGAATTtccaactacaactgcaggtccaaccacaaccacaaaatctacaaccccaccaactgAATCTCCTATTACAACTGAGCGGTCAACCACAATCACAACCACTGAGAggccaaccacaaccacaaaatctacaaccccatcaACAGAACTTCccactacaactgcaggtccaaccacaaccacaaaatctacaaccccaccaaccGGATCGcctactacaactgcaggtccaaccacaactaCAAAATCTATAACCCCATCAACGGAATTtccaactacaactgcaggtccaaccacaaccacaaaatctacaaccccaccaactgaatctcctactacaactgcaggtccaaccacaacaacaaaatctataaCCACATCAACAGAATTtccaactacaactgcaggtccaaccacaaccacaaaatctacaaccccaccaactgAATCTCCTATTACAACTGAGCGGTCAACCACAATCACAACCACTGAGAggccaaccacaaccacaaaatctacaaccccatcaACAGAACTTCccactacaactgcaggtccaaccacaaccacaaaatctacaaccccaccaaccGCATCGcctactacaactgcaggtccaaccacaactaCAAAATCTATAACCCCATCAACGGAATTtccaactacaactgcaggtccaagcacaacaacaaaatctacaaccccaccaactgAATCTCCTATTACAACTGAGCGGTCAACCACAATCACAACCACTGAGAggccaaccacaaccacaaaatctacaaccccatcaACAGAACTTCccactacaactgcaggtccaaccacaaccacaaaatctacaaccccaccaaccggatctcctactacaactgcaggtccaaccacgaccacaaaatctacaaccctgCCAACCGAATCtcctactacaactgcaggtccaaccacaacaacaaaatcttcAACCCCATCAACGGAATCTCccactacaactgcaggtccaaccacaacaacaaaatctataaCCCCATCAACGGAATTtccaactacaactgcaggtccaaccacaaccacaaaatctacaaccccaccaactgAATCTCCTATTACAACTGAGCGGTCAACCACAATCACAACCACTGAGAggccaaccacaaccacaaaatctacaaccccaccaaccggatctcctactacaactgcaggtccaaccacgaccacaaaatctacaaccctgCCAACCGAATCTCCTACTACAACTGAGGGgccaaccacaacaacaaaatctacaaccccatcaACGGAATCTCccactacaactgcaggtccaaccacaacaacaaaatctacaaccccatcaACGGAATCTCCCACTACAAGTGCAGgtccaaacacaacaacaaaatctataaCCCCATCAACGGAATTtccaactacaactgcaggtccaaccacaaccacaaaatctacaaccccaccaactgAATCTCCTATTACAACTGAGCGGTCAACCACAATCACAACCACTGAGAggccaaccacaaccacaaaatctacaaccccaccaaccggatctcctactacaactgcaggtccaaccacgaccacaaaatctacaaccctgCCAACCGAATCTCCTACTACAACTGAGGGgccaaccacaacaacaaaacctaCAACCCCATCAATGGAATCTCccactacaactgcaggtccaaccacgaccacaaaatctacaaccctgACAACCGAATCtcctactacaactgcaggtccaagcacaacaacaaaatctacaacTCCACCAACCAAATCTCccactacaactgcaggtccaaccacaacaacaaaatctacaaccccatcaACGGAATTtccaactacaactgcaggtccaaccacaacaacaaaatctacaaccccaccaactgAATCTCCTATTACAACTGAGTGGTCCACCACAATCACAACCACAACCACTGAGAggccaaccacaaccacaaaatctacaaccccatcaACAGAATTTCCAAgtacaactgcaggtccaaccacaaccacaaaaactacaaccccaccaactgAATCTCCTATTACAACTGAGGAGCCAACCACAagcacaaaatctacaaccccatcaACGGAATCTCccactacaactgcaggtccaatCACAAcgacaaaatctacaaccctgCCAACTCAAACACCAAGCACAACTGAAAGTCCAATTACTGTTTCCACAACTTTAACAACATTTGAATCACCTGTAACTGGTCCCCCGGTGCATCCATCAACTGACTCTGTTGTCAGCAACTTTACAACAATAACCACTACAGAATGCTTCTGTATAAGTAATGGCAAGAAATATCGGCCAGGTAAGAAAAGAAATATGGCTATTCTGTCTTTGATAGTGACAAGCTACATGAGGTGTCAGTTTTGTTCAGGTTTCACACTGTTTGATTTACTCTTCGTCTTTTTTCTTACCTTCAGGGGAGGTAATACTTGACAAGAAACACATTGGATCAGGTGTATGTCTCACAATGAAATGTTCTGATATTTGTGAGCTTCACAATACGACAGAAAGTTGTCCTATATGCCCTGACTGGAATGTAATGGTAAGAGTCTTAATGAatcaaaaacattaacaaattGTATGTTATCTCTTCCAGATGTTTAATAACCTTGTACATTTgcacatgaaaatgaaacaagctTTCTTGCATTTGTTgcaaaatacttcaaaataagattcatctttctcattttttttctctttatgcCAGCAAAATGAGACCTTCCGCTTGTGCAACTGCACCATGGCCAAATGTATTGAGAATAATACAGTTGAAATTATACCATATGAATGTCCACCCATTAAAAACATCACTTGTACAAATGGAAAGAAGCCAGTTATTGTATCTGATGAGTTCCACTGCTGCAACTATTCCACTTGTGCCTGTAAGCTATTCTGTGGTTGAAAGGATGTGACATATTTATTGACCCACATGTTTCTGTGAAGTAAATTTTggatttttcactgtttttggtTCTTTTCAGGTGTATGTGAAAGCTGGGGAGATCATCATTACATCACATTTGATGGATTGTTCTACAGTTATCAGGGAAACTGTACTTATGTCTTGATGGAAGAGATTTCATCAGTACATGACTTGAAGATTTATATTGACAATGTATTTTGCGATCCTACTGAGGATGTTTCTTGTCCACGATCGATAACTATATCGTACAGATCACTAGTTATCACACTCAAGAATCATAATGTTATTGGACAAGCGCATTTGGAGGTATTTATGGTCATATGAAAGCTTTATTGCACATTCTTAAAGACTCACTAGACTAAGTTGATTTTTACTGTCATTGTGAATGAAATAGCAATGATGGATCTTTTTTTGTCATAGTAAAGGACATTTTTTCTTGTCAtatagtgtttttatttttttcctgcaggcaCTCAAAGATGGAGTCCATTTGAATCTACCTTATTCACAAGGCGGTGTTAAGGTCTTAAATTCTGGCATTAACTTGATTTTTGAGATCCCTCGTCTAGAAATGGTCATTACATTTGGAATAACTGGCTTTAGTGTCGCCCTTCCATTTAAACTCTTTGGCGGAAACACACAAGGCCTTTGTGGTAaggacatctctctctctccagtggcCATATCGGTAAATTGTTTATTTGAGGTTTGACTGTAATATTAATTGTTTTCTGACTCTACCATCAGGAACATGCAATAACAACCAGAGTGATGACTGCATATTGCCTAATAAAAAACTGGTGGAAAGCTGTGCCATAATGGCTGATTATTGGCTTGCAAAAAACATTGAACAACCCCACTGCCAGATACCTCCTGTACTGCCCACCACAACGACTGAATCTCCAGCCTTAGCTCGATACAAGCTAGACTCCATGTGTGATCTGCTTAAGAGCAGGTAGACATTATCTAGTCCACTGTAGTAGTTCACATTCATCCCCATAACTTTGACATGCTGCAGTTAAAACACAATGacttttttgtttggttttactTGACAGTGTCTTTGCAGAGTGCCATCCCTTTGTCTCTCCTGACAAATTCTACCAAGGTTGTGTTTTCGATAGCTACCATGTTTCCAAACAAGCAGTGGAGTGCACAAGTTTGCAGAGTTATGCTGCTGCTTGTGCTCAGGCAGGAGTTTGTCTTCACTGGAGGAACCACACCAAACTGTGTGGTAAGCAACCCCtcattattttactgtaaatgctgGGATCAATGGAATCCGGAGGGGGGActcatttatttgactttgtTGCATCTAGCACACATGTGCAGGTTAATGAAGATTTTATTACAGTACGTACAGTAGATAGGCAGTATGTATTTTTAAACGAACTATTCTTCACTAACAGCAAGCAACTGCCCATCAAACAAGGTTTACAAGCCATGTGGTCCTGCAGAACAGCCAACTTGTGAAAACAAGTAAGTGTCAACAAAAATTAAGCATATTCATTTTCCAGTTCACTGCGCACATTAACATTTCCTTGATTATAATGGATTGTGGCAACATTTACTGTTAACAACATAGTGGTAGCATGCTGAGGAGAATGCAGTGTATTAAACTAACTGTGAGAACTTAGAGAAATAACACAAACTAACTGACTAACTCAATATAGTCTGACTGAACCATTCACAAACTTCACTACTGAGGGCTGCTTTTGTCCTGATGGAATGAAACTCTTCAACAAAGACTCTGCCATCTGTGTTAATAAGTGTGGTAAGTGCAGTGTATCTCTTCAAGTCATCATTGATCTGAATATGTCGTATCAATCATGAAGTCCTAGACGACTGCTCATTTTCCAACAGGATGTCTTGATCCTGAGGGCAGTCCTCGTGAGGTGAGTTAAGTCTCCTATTCATATTCAGTTAAAATCATAACCTGTGTTTGCTTGCAAGAGACAATTAAGTCACTACTGCGGTTTATTCTTTCAGTTTAATGAGCGTTTTGAGTACACATGCCAAAACTGCATCTGTGAAGAGTCTACCAAGACTGTGACATGCAAACCTAAGGAGTGTCCGGTATTACGTCCAATAAACTGCACTGGTCCAGGGTTTGTGCCTGTCAAAGAAACTAGTTCATCGGAcgtctgctgctctgccttAGTTTGCAGTAAGACACGTAGCATCAATGCACATTTGTCTTCCGGAGTTTTCAGAATGCTATACATTAATTAAGATTCTTGAGGATGCCTCTTAACTCCTTACTGTCACTGTTTTATCAAAGAATGTGACAGCAGCACTTGCCCAGTCAACAGCATGAACTGTTCAGTCGGATTTATGCCAGTTGTCAATGTTCCTGAGGGAAGATGCTGTCCAGAGCATATATGTGGTGAGCTCATTAATTCTCAGTCTGAGTATATATAAAACCTCAAATcatgactgcagagacacttTTATGTAATTTCCATTGTCTTACTCTTTGGTAGAACCTAAAAGAGTTTGTGTCCACAACGACATTGAATACAaggtaaataagaaatggaaacATGAAGATCATATGTCACATCATTTGTTAATATGTCACTATTATCATTTAGTGGTTACTACTGCAACTTTTACAGTTCTGTATGGCTAAAAACACAAGTATGAATGcatttcttgtttattttctaGCCTGGTTCTTCAGTTCCTGCGAATGATTGTCAGGATTGTACCTGTACAAATGAGGTCAAGCCCGATTCTGGTTTATTCAAGATGTCTTGTGAGTTTCGTCAGTGTAACAAAACCTGTGGCATGGTAAGAGAATTTCACTCgaacacacagtacatacaaTGTAACTCGTTTTCCTCACAATATGTTTCGTGGGAGGGTGAACTTATAAAACTGCACTTGGCAACTTAACTCCCCCGTTCCTCTCAGGGCTATGAATATGTGAAAACTGATTCAGATGAATGCTGCGGGAAGTGTGTGCAGGCACACTGTGTCCTCAATGTTACTGGTACCAAGCAGATCTTGATGGTAAGTTGGATCAACTCTGTTGGCTGTGACTCCACGTTCATGTTTAACAGCCTTAAGTTCCTCAGTATTTTgatatctctgtgtgtgtgtgtgtgtgtgtgtgtgtgtgtgtgtgtgtgtgtgtgtgtgtgtgtgtgtgtgtgtgtgtgtgtgtgttcgcgcGCGTGTCTACACATCCGTCTCACTGCTTTCCAGCATGGAAACACCTGGTCACCACCTGAGAACAAGTGTGAGCATTACACTTGTGTTAAGAGTGGCGAGACTTTTACAGTGATCAATTCACATGTCGTCTGCCCACCATTCAAGCAGAGCAACTGCCAGCCTGTAAGAAGCACTTTCAACGAATCAGAGTCAACTGTGTCTGTGAGAAGTTAAAACATAAAAgtttgttgatgttgtgtttttcctccttaGGACACAATTCAGACTGCAGCAAATGGCTGTTGTAAAATTTGTGAGTATGACATTTCGTGTTCTCTTAGGTAGAAGGTACTTAAACGCAAAGCTAACTGTGTTTATCTTTTGAAAAGgtgtggagaaggagaaggccTGCACGTTAAAATCCATGAAAACCCAGGTTATGCACAGGGGCTGTAAATCTTACCAGGAGGTAGATATGCCATACTGTGAAGGATCCTGCAGCACTTTCGCCAAGTGAGGATGATGTTATTAGTATTTCTCATTCTTCTGGAAAGTCAAAATATATTGAAATTTGgaaatttaaaaatgtatcaGGATAGTCTGTGCAGATTTTGAGTGCAGTAATCAACCCTGCCCCCGCTTCCTTCAGGTAC
This sequence is a window from Chaetodon trifascialis isolate fChaTrf1 chromosome 10, fChaTrf1.hap1, whole genome shotgun sequence. Protein-coding genes within it:
- the LOC139337454 gene encoding intestinal mucin-like protein, which translates into the protein MKCSDICELHNTTESCPICPDWNVMQNETFRLCNCTMAKCIENNTVEIIPYECPPIKNITCTNGKKPVIVSDEFHCCNYSTCACVCESWGDHHYITFDGLFYSYQGNCTYVLMEEISSVHDLKIYIDNVFCDPTEDVSCPRSITISYRSLVITLKNHNVIGQAHLEALKDGVHLNLPYSQGGVKVLNSGINLIFEIPRLEMVITFGITGFSVALPFKLFGGNTQGLCGTCNNNQSDDCILPNKKLVESCAIMADYWLAKNIEQPHCQIPPVLPTTTTESPALARYKLDSMCDLLKSSVFAECHPFVSPDKFYQGCVFDSYHVSKQAVECTSLQSYAAACAQAGVCLHWRNHTKLCASNCPSNKVYKPCGPAEQPTCENNLTEPFTNFTTEGCFCPDGMKLFNKDSAICVNKCGCLDPEGSPREFNERFEYTCQNCICEESTKTVTCKPKECPVLRPINCTGPGFVPVKETSSSDVCCSALVCKCDSSTCPVNSMNCSVGFMPVVNVPEGRCCPEHICEPKRVCVHNDIEYKPGSSVPANDCQDCTCTNEVKPDSGLFKMSCEFRQCNKTCGMGYEYVKTDSDECCGKCVQAHCVLNVTGTKQILMHGNTWSPPENKCEHYTCVKSGETFTVINSHVVCPPFKQSNCQPDTIQTAANGCCKICVEKEKACTLKSMKTQVMHRGCKSYQEVDMPYCEGSCSTFAKYSKAAAAMEHSCSCCKESRSSNHTIDLHCLNGDVVPYTYIHVEECSCGHTDCTRAAGQPARRRRSFTLV